A window of Microcystis aeruginosa FD4 contains these coding sequences:
- a CDS encoding HindVP family restriction endonuclease has translation MKHSNRDFTQKETWGKNQFNSSFPASLCAYLDGKGLKNVYLKLDENLKIQHSELSTKELYGLAPDSDNLFYAFESQFTPYNQFVIGSLPRVDLVTQRIDNGNCLRGLEIKLTALPDNTTCDLEDIRYGCEIVVRPDTIVYLACSIINHIRQNIQKLQEIIGSDFDSIQDWTEPREVMPYLLSIVGVIDRLSLDLLPYQQPFLIQPIWKTEGKSSKLAEQCLDVFVWSDLAFTRLFVDLTKFEARIEKSISRQIRSAIWLFKMLDDFSKQERINHRKIIDQLSYNTKNDKAFALSGKITNRYMRSEILHRPRINKSEIREIILGGGQNLLSPERRFDAIIYNSPDLFNLEEGAK, from the coding sequence TTGAAGCACTCGAATCGGGATTTTACCCAAAAAGAAACCTGGGGTAAAAATCAATTTAATTCCTCATTTCCTGCTTCTTTGTGCGCTTACTTAGATGGGAAAGGACTGAAAAATGTATATCTGAAACTCGATGAAAATTTAAAAATTCAACATTCGGAGTTAAGTACAAAAGAGTTATACGGTCTAGCTCCCGATTCCGATAATTTATTTTACGCTTTCGAGAGTCAATTTACGCCGTATAATCAATTTGTAATCGGTAGTTTGCCTAGAGTCGATCTAGTAACCCAGAGAATCGATAACGGTAATTGTCTTCGAGGTCTGGAAATTAAATTAACCGCTTTACCAGACAATACAACTTGTGACTTAGAAGATATTCGTTATGGATGTGAAATAGTGGTTAGACCAGATACCATCGTGTATCTCGCCTGTAGTATAATTAACCACATTAGGCAAAATATACAAAAATTGCAGGAGATTATCGGTAGTGATTTCGATTCTATTCAAGACTGGACAGAACCGAGAGAGGTAATGCCTTATTTACTATCAATAGTTGGCGTTATTGACCGACTATCGCTTGATTTATTGCCCTATCAACAACCATTTTTAATACAGCCTATCTGGAAAACGGAAGGCAAATCTTCAAAATTGGCAGAGCAATGTTTAGATGTGTTCGTTTGGAGCGATCTAGCTTTCACTCGGCTATTCGTAGATCTGACTAAATTTGAAGCGAGAATAGAAAAAAGTATTTCCAGACAAATACGTTCTGCGATATGGCTGTTCAAAATGCTTGACGATTTCAGCAAACAGGAGCGCATCAATCATAGAAAAATAATCGATCAACTTTCTTACAATACAAAAAACGATAAAGCGTTTGCATTAAGCGGCAAAATTACCAACCGGTATATGCGTTCAGAAATTTTGCATCGACCCAGAATTAACAAATCAGAAATAAGAGAAATTATTTTAGGAGGTGGACAAAATTTATTGAGTCCTGAAAGGCGATTTGATGCTATTATTTATAATTCACCCGATTTGTTTAATTTAGAGGAGGGAGCAAAATGA
- a CDS encoding DNA cytosine methyltransferase, producing the protein MITIDLFAGCGGLSLGFQKAGFTIVAAFDNWIPAIDVYRNNFSHPIFNVDLSRESNQEILAQYNPEIIVGSPPCQDFSSAGKRNEGLGRANLTLTFAEIVTRVSPQWFVMENVDRIEKSKILTQAKQIFKSHGYGLTGKVINSCYCGVPQTRKRYFLIGKMKEEDDFLIDEINDNLSSQPLTVFDYMGKELDIEYYYRHPRSYQRRAIFSIYEPSPTIRGVNRPVPKTYRQHPGDACHLNEKLRPLTTSERSYIQTFPKDFIFAGTKSNLEQMIGNAVPVNLARYVGQCILNYELKKGKKITYRQLQLFS; encoded by the coding sequence ATGATCACAATTGATTTATTCGCTGGTTGTGGTGGTTTATCTTTAGGGTTCCAAAAAGCGGGGTTTACTATTGTGGCCGCATTTGATAATTGGATACCTGCTATAGATGTCTATAGAAATAACTTTAGTCATCCGATATTTAATGTCGATTTATCTAGAGAATCTAATCAAGAAATATTGGCTCAATATAATCCTGAGATTATTGTCGGCAGCCCTCCTTGTCAAGACTTTTCCAGTGCCGGTAAGAGAAACGAGGGTTTAGGACGAGCGAATCTAACGCTCACATTCGCTGAAATTGTAACTAGAGTAAGTCCGCAATGGTTTGTTATGGAAAATGTGGATAGAATTGAGAAAAGTAAAATACTCACTCAAGCAAAACAAATTTTTAAAAGCCATGGTTATGGTTTAACTGGAAAAGTTATTAATTCTTGTTACTGCGGAGTTCCTCAAACTAGAAAAAGATATTTTCTGATCGGTAAAATGAAGGAAGAAGACGATTTTTTAATCGATGAAATCAATGACAATTTATCAAGTCAACCTCTGACTGTATTTGACTATATGGGCAAAGAATTAGATATAGAATACTATTATAGACATCCTAGAAGCTATCAAAGAAGGGCGATATTCAGTATTTATGAACCTAGCCCTACTATTCGAGGAGTAAATCGACCAGTTCCTAAAACCTATCGACAACATCCCGGTGATGCTTGTCATCTCAATGAAAAATTAAGACCGTTAACAACGAGCGAGCGAAGCTATATCCAAACTTTCCCTAAAGACTTTATTTTTGCTGGAACAAAATCTAATCTAGAACAAATGATTGGCAATGCTGTCCCTGTTAATTTAGCCAGATATGTGGGACAATGTATTCTTAACTATGAATTGAAAAAGGGGAAAAAGATAACCTATCGACAACTACAGCTATTTTCTTGA
- the kdpF gene encoding K(+)-transporting ATPase subunit F: MKASLRKHRFFWYIFLNFCLTILFSSIVQASTGSTIDRWQASALTLLGLVAFALFIYLFFVIFIPERF; encoded by the coding sequence ATGAAAGCATCCCTTAGAAAACACCGATTTTTCTGGTATATTTTCTTAAATTTCTGTCTAACAATTCTTTTTTCCTCCATCGTTCAAGCTTCTACGGGAAGCACTATCGATAGGTGGCAAGCTTCCGCGTTAACCCTTTTAGGATTGGTCGCTTTTGCTTTATTTATCTACCTGTTTTTTGTCATCTTTATACCGGAGAGGTTTTAA
- the kdpC gene encoding K(+)-transporting ATPase subunit C codes for MSFAREAGRAIRSTLVLWVITALIYPFAMIAIGQILFPWQANGSLITNNQGQVVGSALIGQPFTSDRYFNSRPSTTAYSTADPKNDPAKVLQTGISGASNLAPSNPVLIDRIKGKPDPDPAKAIEGEIPRLEKAGIQPTAALVYTSGSSLDPHITPEAARAQIDRVAQVRGLPTNQVEILISKNTDDRFLGIFGEPGVNVLKLNLALDAIGNIR; via the coding sequence ATGAGTTTTGCACGCGAGGCCGGTAGAGCCATCCGTTCTACCCTAGTTCTCTGGGTAATTACCGCCCTGATCTATCCTTTTGCGATGATCGCCATCGGTCAAATTCTTTTTCCCTGGCAAGCGAACGGGAGTTTAATTACCAATAATCAAGGTCAGGTGGTGGGTTCGGCTCTAATTGGGCAACCTTTCACCAGCGATCGCTATTTTAATAGTCGTCCGAGTACCACCGCCTACAGTACGGCCGATCCGAAAAACGATCCTGCCAAAGTCCTGCAAACCGGAATTTCGGGAGCGAGTAACCTAGCTCCCAGTAACCCTGTATTAATCGATCGCATTAAAGGAAAACCCGATCCCGATCCGGCAAAAGCTATAGAGGGGGAGATTCCCCGATTAGAGAAAGCGGGCATTCAACCCACGGCGGCTCTAGTTTACACTTCCGGTTCCAGTCTCGATCCCCATATCACCCCAGAGGCGGCGCGGGCGCAGATCGATCGGGTGGCGCAGGTGCGGGGATTACCGACCAATCAAGTGGAGATACTGATTAGCAAAAACACCGACGATCGCTTTCTCGGCATCTTTGGCGAACCGGGGGTCAACGTGCTGAAACTGAATCTGGCTCTAGACGCGATCGGAAATATCCGATAG
- a CDS encoding SDR family oxidoreductase — MFDSLSGKKVVIIGASSGIDLAIAEKLLSLGAKVVLSHGSQEKLDGAIALISGEIEAKTVNFLQEDSVNAFFAEIGNFDHLVVTSLGDRNMPRALLTEMTAETAQGGMEKFWGTFLAVRGSLKTLAKDGSITLTSSATIFKYSKMGGISVIAAANSAVAVFGRALALELAPIRVNVVAPGLIEDTSIWSSQSDSERSDLSKWAVSALPVEHLGQPEEVALAVLSLIINPYMTGVVLPVDGGVIL; from the coding sequence ATGTTTGATTCCTTATCGGGTAAAAAAGTCGTCATTATTGGTGCAAGCTCGGGGATTGACCTAGCGATTGCCGAAAAATTGCTCTCCCTGGGGGCAAAAGTGGTGCTTTCCCATGGGTCTCAAGAGAAATTAGATGGGGCTATTGCCCTAATTTCCGGGGAGATTGAAGCCAAAACTGTTAATTTTTTACAAGAAGATTCTGTTAATGCCTTTTTTGCAGAAATTGGCAACTTTGACCATTTAGTAGTCACCTCTCTCGGAGACAGAAATATGCCGCGAGCCTTATTAACTGAAATGACCGCAGAAACGGCCCAAGGAGGTATGGAGAAATTCTGGGGAACCTTTTTAGCCGTGCGTGGCTCCCTGAAAACTTTGGCCAAGGACGGTTCTATTACCCTGACATCAAGCGCCACTATCTTCAAATATTCCAAAATGGGCGGAATTTCCGTCATAGCCGCCGCTAATAGTGCCGTAGCAGTATTTGGACGCGCTCTCGCCCTAGAACTCGCTCCTATTCGCGTTAACGTTGTTGCCCCCGGATTAATAGAAGATACAAGTATCTGGAGCAGTCAAAGTGATTCGGAACGCTCAGACCTTAGCAAATGGGCGGTTTCTGCTCTACCTGTCGAACATTTAGGGCAACCCGAAGAAGTCGCCCTAGCAGTATTGAGTTTGATTATCAACCCCTATATGACAGGTGTGGTTTTACCCGTGGACGGTGGAGTTATTCTTTAA
- a CDS encoding class I SAM-dependent methyltransferase has product MDKNEWISRFDDLICSPSIREFYGEREFFNVGYWLSHTQDQQEASSTLMEKLLEFIPNKQGTILDVGCGLGATTHYLLKYYPLTAIVGINISPTQIARSLFNFPEGKFLLMDAVEMDFADDSFEQIICVEAAFYFNTRRQFLQEAWRVLKPGGTLILSDLSFATTELLGDWTVPQANTVKDMAEYQNLYQQAGFKNVQFVEVTEECWFRHFRHLKSWLTEELQSGKLDEETYNLNIKPLDNLLSSSVITYWLVAAQKPVNIL; this is encoded by the coding sequence ATGGATAAAAATGAATGGATTAGTAGATTCGATGATTTAATTTGTAGTCCTTCGATTCGAGAGTTTTATGGTGAAAGAGAGTTTTTTAATGTCGGTTATTGGCTCTCCCATACCCAAGATCAACAGGAAGCATCCTCCACTCTGATGGAGAAACTTTTAGAATTTATTCCCAACAAACAGGGAACAATTCTTGACGTTGGCTGTGGTTTAGGAGCAACTACCCATTATCTTCTCAAATATTATCCATTGACAGCAATTGTGGGGATTAACATTTCTCCCACACAAATTGCCAGAAGTCTCTTCAATTTTCCCGAAGGTAAATTTCTGTTAATGGACGCAGTAGAGATGGATTTTGCCGATGATTCTTTTGAGCAAATTATTTGTGTAGAAGCGGCTTTTTATTTTAATACTAGGCGGCAATTCTTGCAAGAAGCTTGGCGAGTATTAAAGCCGGGGGGAACCTTAATTCTCTCAGATCTGAGTTTTGCCACAACGGAACTTTTAGGGGATTGGACAGTTCCCCAAGCAAACACCGTCAAAGATATGGCAGAGTATCAAAATCTTTATCAACAGGCAGGGTTTAAAAATGTTCAATTTGTCGAGGTGACGGAGGAGTGCTGGTTCAGACATTTTCGCCATCTTAAGTCTTGGTTAACAGAGGAATTGCAATCAGGAAAATTAGACGAAGAGACCTATAATTTAAACATTAAGCCTCTGGATAATTTGCTAAGTTCCTCAGTCATAACTTATTGGTTAGTTGCTGCCCAAAAGCCAGTCAATATACTGTAA
- a CDS encoding microviridin/marinostatin family tricyclic proteinase inhibitor has protein sequence MNYPNSEQNKAIPFFARFLSVDQDEAPTPDSPPDSEPAPVWTWKWPSDWEDS, from the coding sequence ATGAATTATCCTAATAGCGAACAAAATAAAGCAATCCCCTTCTTTGCTCGTTTTTTATCGGTGGACCAAGACGAGGCTCCGACCCCCGATTCCCCCCCCGATTCTGAACCGGCTCCCGTTTGGACTTGGAAATGGCCTTCTGACTGGGAAGATAGTTAA